The Bacteroides sp. AN502(2024) DNA segment CATGGTAATTCAAGAAAAAGAAAAACTTCTGAATACGGTGTGCAACTTCGTGAAAAGCAAAAAGCTAAATACACCTATGGAGTTTTAGAAAAACAATTCCGCAATTTGTTTGAAAAAGCAGCTACTGCTAAAGGTATTACCGGTGAGGTACTCCTCCAATTGCTGGAAGGCCGTCTTGACAACGTAGTATTCCGTTTGGGTATTGCTCCTACACGTGCTGCTGCTCGTCAGTTGGTTAGTCACAAGCACATTACTGTAGATGGTGAAGTTGTAAATATCCCTTCATACGCAGTAAAACCAGGACAATTGATTGGTGTTCGTGAAAGATCTAAATCTTTGGGAGTAATTGCTAACTCTCTTGCAGGTTTCAATCACAGCAAGTATGCTTGGTTGGAATGGGACGAAGCTTCTAAGGTTGGTAAAATGTTGCACATACCTGAAAGAGCAGACATTCCTGAGAACATTAAAGAACATTTGATCGTTGAATTGTATTCTAAATAATAATTAATTTCATGGCGATATTAGCATTTCAAAAACCTGATAAAGTATTAATGTTGGAGGCGGACTCCAGATTCGGTAAATTCGAGTTCCGTCCGTTGGAACCGGGTTTTGGTATTACTGTAGGTAATGCATTACGCCGAATCCTTCTTTCTTCATTAGAGGGTTTTGCTATCACTACTATCAGAATTGATGGTGTGGAGCATGAATTTTCTAGTGTACCTGGAGTAAAAGAGGATGTTACCAACATTATCTTGAATCTGAAACAAGTGAGATTCAAGCAAGTAGTTGAAGAGTTCGAGAGCGAGAAAGTGAGCATCACTGTCGAGAATTCCAGTGAATTTAAAGCAGGTGACATAGGTAAGTATTTGACTGGATTTGAAGTGTTAAATCCGGAATTAGTTATTTGTCATTTAGATTCTAAGTCAACTATGCAGATTGATATTACAATTAATAAAGGCCGTGGTTATGTACCTGCTGATGAAAATCGTGAGTATTGTACGGATGTTAATGTAATTCCAATCGATTCTATTTATACACCGATACGGAATGTCAAGTATGCTGTAGAAAACTTCCGTGTAGAACAGAAGACTGACTACGAAAAGCTAATACTTGAAATTAGTACCGACGGTTCCATACATCCGAAAGAAGCGCTGAAAGAAGCTGCAAAAATTCTGATTTATCATTTCATGTTGTTCTCTGACGAGAAGATCACGCTTGAAAGTAATGATACTGATGGCAATGAAGAATTTGATGAAGAAGTATTGCATATGCGTCAGTTGTTGAAAACCAAACTTGTTGATATGGACTTGTCAGTTCGCGCCCTCAATTGTCTGAAGGCTGCTGACGTAGAAACTCTCGGTGATTTGGTACAATTCAACAAAACTGACCTGTTGAAATTCAGAAACTTCGGAAAGAAATCGCTTACCGAGCTTGATGATTTGCTGGAAAGTCTGAATCTGTCGTTTGGAACCGACATTTCTAAATATAAATTAGATAAAGAATAAAAAATGAGACATAATAAAAAATTCAATCATTTAGGTCGTACTGCTTCTCATAGAAGTGCTATGTTGTCTAACATGGCTTGCTCTTTGATCAAGCACAAAAGAATCACTACGACTGTTGCAAAGGCGAAAGCTTTGAAAAAGTTTGTTGAGCCTTTGATTACTAAATCTAAAGAAGATACGACGAACTCTCGTCGTGTTGTATTTAGTAACTTGCAAGATAAGTTTGCAGTTACAGAGTTGTTCAAAGAAATCTCTGTTAAGATTGCTGATCGTCCGGGTGGTTATACTCGTATTATCAAGACTGGTAACCGTTTGGGTGACAATGCAGAAATGTGCTTCATTGAGTTGGTTGACTACAATGAAAATATGGCTAAGGAAAAAGTTACTAAGAAAGCGACGCGTACTCGTCGTTCGAAGAAAACAGCTGAAGCTGCTCCTGCTGCT contains these protein-coding regions:
- the rplQ gene encoding 50S ribosomal protein L17 — encoded protein: MRHNKKFNHLGRTASHRSAMLSNMACSLIKHKRITTTVAKAKALKKFVEPLITKSKEDTTNSRRVVFSNLQDKFAVTELFKEISVKIADRPGGYTRIIKTGNRLGDNAEMCFIELVDYNENMAKEKVTKKATRTRRSKKTAEAAPAAVEAPATEAPKAEESKAESAE
- the rpsD gene encoding 30S ribosomal protein S4, whose translation is MARYTGPKSRIARKFGEGIFGADKVLSKKNYPPGQHGNSRKRKTSEYGVQLREKQKAKYTYGVLEKQFRNLFEKAATAKGITGEVLLQLLEGRLDNVVFRLGIAPTRAAARQLVSHKHITVDGEVVNIPSYAVKPGQLIGVRERSKSLGVIANSLAGFNHSKYAWLEWDEASKVGKMLHIPERADIPENIKEHLIVELYSK
- a CDS encoding DNA-directed RNA polymerase subunit alpha, whose product is MAILAFQKPDKVLMLEADSRFGKFEFRPLEPGFGITVGNALRRILLSSLEGFAITTIRIDGVEHEFSSVPGVKEDVTNIILNLKQVRFKQVVEEFESEKVSITVENSSEFKAGDIGKYLTGFEVLNPELVICHLDSKSTMQIDITINKGRGYVPADENREYCTDVNVIPIDSIYTPIRNVKYAVENFRVEQKTDYEKLILEISTDGSIHPKEALKEAAKILIYHFMLFSDEKITLESNDTDGNEEFDEEVLHMRQLLKTKLVDMDLSVRALNCLKAADVETLGDLVQFNKTDLLKFRNFGKKSLTELDDLLESLNLSFGTDISKYKLDKE